DNA from Bacillus sp. Marseille-P3661:
CTTTCCTTTTATAAAAAACATAAAGGAGAAGAAGGATATGAACAAAACTGAGCAATATATAATATTTAGAGTTATGATTTTTCTTCATATTTATATTTCCTTTCTCCTGTGTGTTAATTTCTACATTTATTATCTTTCTCAAATGTTTAATAATACACATTATTTTATGACTGAATATCCTGCTAACCTGCCCACGTGTGACCGCTTGAAAGAGTTGACACAGTTTTTGCTTAGTTAAATGCAACACTTTTTTCCAGTTAAGGACTTCCTTTTTTGAGGAAAGAGTGTGTTGATGGTCCTAACAATCATACAATCACTGTTTTTTTTGAAGTATCAATGCTCAAGTAAAATGTATATATACTAATAATTATGCATATTAACGAAGTTGTGCTTGTTGAACTAACGAAGCAGGATAGGGAAATAAGTATGTAAAAATATAGTGTAATGTATTTTTTTTTCAATTTGATATGAAATCAGAGAAAGAAGTAGATGAGTTAGTTCATCAATAATATTACGAATTAGAGGATTAAAAAAAGGGCTTTTAAATCGAGCCTTTTTTCGGTGATGGACAATTTAGGTTGTTCCAAGGATATTTTTCCATTTTGGGGTATATTATCCTTAATGGATTATATTGAGGAGGTTTTTATGGGAAATGGAAAATAATCATGTTCATATTAAATTAACTACTCCTGAAATTGCAACTCTGTGGAGAACATATATTCAAAACACAGCTGTAAGATGTTTTTACAAATATTTTCTTCAATATCTTCAAGATGAGGAGATAAAGTCAATTATTAAAGAAGCTGTGGTTTTGGTTGAAACAATTATTAGGAAAATCGAAACAATTTTCGAAAAAGAAAACTTCCCAATACCAAAGGGATTTTCGGATAAAGATATTGACTTAACAGCCCCTGCCCTTTATACAGACTTATTTGCATTAAGTTTTCTATATCGTGGAGGGCAAGTAATTATTCCTCATTATTCTAATACTCTTTCTAGAGTGACACGAATCGATATTTATAATTTTTTTGCGGAGTGTCTAAACAGTGAAACGGAATTACATAAGGAAGCATTAAACCTTATGCTTTCAAAAGGATTAAATGATCGACCTCCAAAGATGGAGTATCCAAAAAATGTTGAGTTTATTAAAGATCACCCATCATTAATAAATACTTGGTTAGGTGATAAAAGACCTCTAAATACTTTAGAAATAACAGAACTTTTTATCGAAATCGAAAGAAATGCAATTGGTCTAATCCTTTTGATGGGATTAATACAGGTAACTAAAGATAAGGAAATAAAGAACTATTTATTAAAGGGAAAAAAACTTGCTGAAAAGCAAGTGGATACATTTGATAAGTTATTAAAAGAAAATGATCATTTTATTGGATTCCCAATAACTATGGAGGTGACAAATTCAACAATTTCCCCATTTTCTGAAAGATTAATACTGTTTATTATAGCTACTTCAAACCAAATTGCTATTTCTGCACTTGGAGATGCATTGTCTGTCTCAATGAGAAAAGATTTAGCAACCCAGTATATCCTTATTATAGCAGAGGTAATGAAGTACGGTGACGAAGGGCTTAAACTTTTGATTGAACGAGGCTGGATAGAGCAGCCTCCACAACCCATTGATAGAAACGAATTTTATAAATCATAACACTTCTATGAGGAGATGATAATCATAAGGGGATTGTGATCATGTGAATAATGCAATTGAAAAATTATTATGGAGCATCGCCCTTCCTGGGTTTGGTCAGTTTCTAAACGGAAAAGTAATTAAAGGCATTGTTTTTGTGATATTAGAGTTTCTGGTAAATGTTCAAGCGAATTTCAACGTTATAATTATTGCAAGTTTTCAAGGCGATATTCAAAATGCGATTGCACAGGCTGATTATCAGTGGTTAATGTTTTATCCATGTTTATATTTTTATGCAATGTGGGATGCCTATAAGGATGCTGGAGGTGGGAAAGAAAAGTATTCTTTTCTTCCCTTTGTGTTTGCTGCCTATTTTGTTACAGTGGGATGTATTTATTCCTCAAGTTTTCTATTATTTGGGACTTTACTGGGACCTGTTTGGCTCCCTATGTTGTGTGTAATTCCCGGATTAGTTGTAGGAATTATAATAAAGAAGAGTCTAACAAAACTGGATATTTCTAATAACTAAAATTTTTTAATATAAATTTGTTCAGCTAACGAGTGCTTTACTTAAACAAAGAAACAGCTTAAAGAGCCTAAATTATGCAAGTTTTTATACATTACTTGTTATATAGGCTCATTTTATATTTTATTAAAATACTACCGTGATTAATTTTAAAAATCATATGGATCACATAAGGTTTTTAATCAAATTTCCAATTAAATGTGTCATATAATTTTTTATGCCACGGTACCTGTCCCTATGGATCTCTGAAGTTTACATAATAATTCTTATGGAATCTAATAATTAAAATGAGCTTGTTGAATT
Protein-coding regions in this window:
- a CDS encoding DUF3231 family protein, which gives rise to MENNHVHIKLTTPEIATLWRTYIQNTAVRCFYKYFLQYLQDEEIKSIIKEAVVLVETIIRKIETIFEKENFPIPKGFSDKDIDLTAPALYTDLFALSFLYRGGQVIIPHYSNTLSRVTRIDIYNFFAECLNSETELHKEALNLMLSKGLNDRPPKMEYPKNVEFIKDHPSLINTWLGDKRPLNTLEITELFIEIERNAIGLILLMGLIQVTKDKEIKNYLLKGKKLAEKQVDTFDKLLKENDHFIGFPITMEVTNSTISPFSERLILFIIATSNQIAISALGDALSVSMRKDLATQYILIIAEVMKYGDEGLKLLIERGWIEQPPQPIDRNEFYKS